ATCTCCTCAGGTGTGGCTATTCCCTGATAAACGAGGTTCACCGCCTCCCTCCACAGTGCTGCAGCAAGTCTGTTCGCCACCATTCCCGGAACGTCCTTCTTTACGACGATGGGCTTCTTGCCCATTCTCTCCATGAATTCAACTGTTTTCTCTGTGCAGCTTTCGTCCGTCTGCTTTCTCGGAACGACCTCAACAAGCGGAATGAGGTGGGGCGGATTGTACGGATGGGCGGTAATGCACCTCTCGGGATGCTTTCTGGCAGCGGTCTGAATTTCTGATATGCTCAGACCTGATGTGCTCGTGGCGAGAATCGTTTCCGGTTCTGCAATTGCATCCATCTTTTCAAAAAGGTCTCTCTTAACTTCCAGCTTTTCCACCGCCGACTCCTGAACGTAGTATGCCCCTTTCAGTGCCTCTTCGAGGTTTTCAGTGAATTTAACTCTGCTCAGGGCGCTTTTCACGTCATCCTCACTACCAGAAAAAATTTCACTGAGAGTTGAAACTGTGCGAGCGATGCTCGCTTCTGCCCTATTCAGAGCCTCAGGAAACGGGTCGTAAACCGCAACGTCACAACCACGCCAAGCAAAAAGTGACGCCCAGCTTGCGCCAACTGTTCCGGCGCCAATGCAGGCAACCTTTACGCCCACGAAGTAACCCCTCCATCGATGTAGAGTATCTGCCCTGTCACGAAGTTCGACGCGTCAGAGGCGAAGAAAACAACTGCACCAATAAGGTCGTCTGGATACCCCCACCTTCCGAGAAGAATGCGCGATTTCATCGTCTTTGATAGTTCAGGATCCTTCATGATGTGGGCGGTGAGCGGTGTCGCAATTACTGTCGGGGCTATTGCGTTCACGAGGATGTTGTATTTTGCCCATTCACACGCCAGCTGTTTTGTTATCATGTTGACGGCAGCCTTACTGGAGCAGTAGGCGATGTAGTTTTTGGGCATA
The nucleotide sequence above comes from Archaeoglobus fulgidus DSM 4304. Encoded proteins:
- a CDS encoding 3-hydroxyacyl-CoA dehydrogenase; translation: MGVKVACIGAGTVGASWASLFAWRGCDVAVYDPFPEALNRAEASIARTVSTLSEIFSGSEDDVKSALSRVKFTENLEEALKGAYYVQESAVEKLEVKRDLFEKMDAIAEPETILATSTSGLSISEIQTAARKHPERCITAHPYNPPHLIPLVEVVPRKQTDESCTEKTVEFMERMGKKPIVVKKDVPGMVANRLAAALWREAVNLVYQGIATPEEIDVAVKYGPGIRWAITGVYLTYHLGGGQGGMKYFLEFFDDHYRRLWSDLANWSEYPEGSFDAILKSMEGYDIIKRMSYDELAKWRDDQLAKILKLILEDG